A region of Paenibacillus thiaminolyticus DNA encodes the following proteins:
- a CDS encoding FtsW/RodA/SpoVE family cell cycle protein, producing MLNKLKRIDWVIVGILLVFSVFSPLVIYSATYGGDPSFANTAMKTVVFFAAGFVIMFATALFDYRILLKIWPITLGVTVLLLVGIFFFGSNLNGAIGWYNFGAFSFQPAEIAKIALIFALAQLLGRRGGDPLTFTKDLVPVALVTLVPFTLVVVQPDLGNAIIYIVIFIGMLWIGGIKLRHVLIGLVAVSLLAGSVYVSFTTFREETKAFFTDVVKQQHWFTRIDTFINPSLASDDANHQSKYAMIAIGSGGLSGDGYMKGELKRRSFIPYTYSDAIFVVIGEEFGFQGSSILLLLYFLLIYRMILIAFQCYDMRGSYIIIGIVSMFVFQILENIGMMIGLMPVTGITLPFISYGGTSLLLNMFCIGLVMSIRIYQEKYQLED from the coding sequence TTGCTGAACAAACTAAAACGGATTGATTGGGTTATCGTTGGAATCTTGCTTGTGTTTTCGGTTTTCAGCCCGCTTGTCATTTATAGTGCGACCTACGGGGGAGATCCGAGCTTTGCCAATACGGCGATGAAGACGGTTGTTTTCTTCGCGGCCGGATTTGTCATCATGTTCGCAACCGCGTTGTTCGATTACCGAATTTTGCTGAAAATATGGCCGATTACGTTGGGAGTAACGGTCCTGCTGCTCGTCGGCATCTTCTTCTTCGGCTCTAATCTGAACGGTGCGATTGGCTGGTACAATTTTGGAGCATTCTCGTTCCAGCCGGCGGAGATTGCCAAGATTGCGCTTATTTTCGCCCTGGCCCAGCTGCTCGGGCGGCGCGGCGGGGATCCGCTTACGTTCACCAAAGACTTGGTACCGGTGGCGCTTGTAACGCTCGTGCCGTTTACGCTTGTCGTAGTCCAGCCGGATTTGGGAAATGCGATCATTTATATTGTTATTTTCATCGGCATGCTCTGGATCGGCGGGATTAAGCTGCGGCATGTGCTGATTGGTCTTGTGGCGGTCTCGTTGCTGGCCGGGTCGGTCTATGTTTCCTTTACGACGTTCCGTGAAGAGACCAAGGCATTTTTCACCGATGTCGTCAAGCAACAGCACTGGTTCACGCGCATCGATACGTTCATCAATCCGTCCTTGGCGTCGGACGATGCCAACCATCAATCCAAATACGCCATGATCGCGATCGGTTCCGGAGGGTTGTCCGGAGATGGGTACATGAAGGGGGAATTGAAGCGAAGAAGCTTCATTCCGTATACGTATTCGGACGCGATCTTCGTCGTCATCGGTGAGGAGTTCGGCTTCCAAGGCTCATCGATACTGCTGCTGCTTTACTTCTTACTGATTTACAGGATGATTCTCATCGCCTTCCAGTGCTATGACATGAGGGGCTCCTATATCATCATCGGAATCGTGTCGATGTTCGTCTTTCAGATTCTTGAAAATATCGGCATGATGATTGGCCTGATGCCGGTGACCGGAATCACGCTGCCCTTCATCAGCTACGGGGGGACTTCCCTGCTGCTGAATATGTTTTGCATCGGATTAGTGATGAGCATACGTATATATCAAGAGAAGTATCAGCTTGAAGATTGA
- a CDS encoding M23 family metallopeptidase: protein MIEDIRRRRQERIREIISQEQRLSEAEPLHEAGTSFLPVQHIRQEPPITRPAQTTAPRTVEIPGDSEEMGGHSPIRFDEMEILAADSTDPERLWKASQRQWHERYGWEQERKGGFWRSFRTRIVLSVLLFAAAFAIFRFPADWNEPARQWIGRSVTEEMDMRPIAAWYERTFSGSPSFIPLFQGNRKEAASVQGGLSLHPPVKGTVLQPFDMNGNGIRIAADTGAAAYTEVMSVATGRVTGVNRRAEDDIQITVQHASGVVSIYGGLAASEVKVNDWLEEGEVVGMLESPAEDRTAALYFALLRDGEYIDPTDVIAFD from the coding sequence ATGATCGAGGACATTCGCCGTCGGCGGCAAGAACGAATTCGGGAAATCATCAGTCAAGAACAGCGATTATCCGAGGCGGAACCCCTGCATGAGGCCGGCACGTCCTTCCTGCCCGTCCAGCACATACGGCAGGAGCCGCCGATCACTCGGCCCGCCCAGACGACTGCACCTAGGACGGTCGAGATTCCCGGAGATAGCGAAGAGATGGGCGGGCATTCTCCAATTCGCTTTGACGAGATGGAGATTCTCGCCGCCGATTCGACTGATCCGGAAAGGCTGTGGAAGGCATCGCAGCGGCAATGGCATGAACGCTACGGGTGGGAGCAGGAACGGAAAGGCGGGTTCTGGCGATCGTTCCGCACGCGAATTGTGCTGTCCGTCCTGCTGTTCGCCGCCGCGTTTGCGATTTTCCGCTTCCCTGCGGATTGGAATGAGCCGGCGCGGCAATGGATCGGAAGGAGTGTGACCGAGGAAATGGACATGCGCCCGATCGCGGCCTGGTATGAACGGACGTTCTCCGGCTCGCCCTCCTTCATCCCGCTTTTCCAAGGGAATCGGAAGGAAGCGGCATCCGTTCAAGGGGGACTGTCGCTGCATCCCCCTGTCAAGGGGACGGTGCTGCAGCCGTTCGATATGAACGGCAACGGGATCCGGATTGCTGCCGATACCGGGGCTGCGGCGTATACCGAGGTAATGAGCGTGGCGACCGGACGGGTTACGGGAGTGAATCGCCGGGCCGAGGATGATATCCAGATTACGGTTCAGCATGCTTCGGGCGTGGTCAGTATATACGGCGGGCTCGCCGCCAGCGAAGTGAAGGTGAACGATTGGCTCGAGGAGGGAGAAGTTGTGGGCATGCTGGAAAGTCCGGCGGAAGACCGTACGGCGGCGCTCTATTTCGCTCTCTTACGGGATGGAGAGTACATTGATCCGACGGATGTGATTGCTTTTGATTAA
- a CDS encoding M50 family metallopeptidase, with amino-acid sequence MIKWGGTVYTLHPLFILLLAMAAVTGYILELLTLFVIVIVHEMGHVTVARMFGWTITEVKLLPFGGVAETEDGSLAPAWQEWLVMAAGPLQNGIMIGLALLFEQWGWWESAWTNDFIRANAFIGLFNLLPVLPLDGGRMLQAAASLWFSYYKTLLIGARVSMAVSAAIAVYSIIPLFTGGKVNLNLLMLGLFLLWSNWEEWKNVPYRFLRFLMARPARLRKWERSGCLGRPIVAENGWPLSGLLRLLRRDEYHFIYVMDPEGAIKRIIPEQRAIDAYFDEPGGRRK; translated from the coding sequence TTGATTAAATGGGGAGGAACCGTCTATACGCTGCATCCTTTGTTCATCCTCCTGCTGGCCATGGCGGCCGTGACGGGTTATATTTTGGAGCTGCTTACCCTGTTCGTTATCGTGATTGTCCATGAAATGGGGCATGTCACTGTGGCGCGCATGTTCGGCTGGACGATAACGGAAGTGAAGCTGCTGCCCTTCGGCGGCGTAGCGGAGACTGAAGACGGAAGTCTGGCTCCGGCCTGGCAAGAGTGGCTGGTCATGGCAGCAGGGCCGCTGCAGAACGGTATCATGATCGGACTTGCCCTATTATTTGAGCAGTGGGGGTGGTGGGAGAGCGCTTGGACGAACGATTTCATTCGAGCGAATGCGTTTATCGGATTGTTTAATTTGCTGCCGGTACTGCCGCTGGATGGCGGGCGCATGCTGCAAGCCGCCGCTTCGTTATGGTTCAGCTATTATAAGACACTGCTTATCGGGGCCAGAGTCAGCATGGCGGTGAGCGCTGCGATTGCGGTATACAGCATCATTCCGCTATTCACGGGCGGGAAAGTGAATTTGAACCTGCTCATGCTGGGACTCTTTCTTTTGTGGTCCAACTGGGAGGAGTGGAAGAACGTTCCTTACCGTTTCCTGCGCTTCCTGATGGCCCGTCCCGCCCGGCTGCGTAAATGGGAACGGAGCGGTTGCCTCGGCCGGCCGATCGTGGCGGAGAACGGCTGGCCGCTATCCGGGCTGCTGCGCTTGCTTCGCCGGGATGAATATCATTTTATTTATGTCATGGACCCGGAAGGGGCGATTAAGCGCATCATTCCCGAGCAGCGGGCGATTGATGCCTATTTCGACGAGCCCGGGGGGCGACGGAAGTAG
- a CDS encoding Rne/Rng family ribonuclease, with amino-acid sequence MKQMIVHCEEQITQMALLEHGRLVEYAVEQATGTTSVGSFYKGRVVNVLPGMQAAFVDIGQKKNAFLYVDDCLHPHLEKQPKQKPPITSLLRVGQELIVQVMKEALGGKGARVTTHYSLPGRYSVYMPNADYIGVSKKIEQEAERTRLKQLAEELRENEEGMIIRTVAEGESRETLHGDIETLRELWNRITLRSAQAEAPALLHHDLNMVERLVRDAFSRDVDQLLIDNVRQAERLHTFVRSVAPDLENRIHTYKEAEPLFRRYHVQEQLDKAFQRKTWLESGGYLVWDQTEALTVVDVNTGKYTGTSHLEETVYLTNMEAAEEIARLIRLRDIGGIIIVDFIDMDTEEHRQHVVERLETMMKKDRTKCLVVGWTKLGLLELTRKKVREQVMNQFLQPCSSCGGSGWEPAQIPNR; translated from the coding sequence ATGAAACAAATGATTGTTCACTGCGAGGAACAAATCACGCAAATGGCATTGTTGGAACATGGTCGGCTCGTCGAATATGCAGTCGAACAAGCCACGGGAACTACGTCGGTCGGAAGCTTTTACAAGGGCCGCGTAGTGAATGTTCTTCCGGGAATGCAGGCTGCATTTGTGGACATCGGTCAGAAGAAGAACGCATTTCTGTATGTTGATGATTGTTTGCACCCGCATTTGGAGAAGCAGCCGAAGCAGAAACCTCCAATAACCAGCTTGCTTCGAGTTGGACAGGAGCTTATCGTCCAAGTGATGAAGGAGGCGCTGGGGGGCAAGGGCGCCCGTGTGACGACCCATTACTCGCTGCCAGGCCGCTATTCGGTCTATATGCCTAACGCCGATTATATCGGAGTATCCAAGAAGATTGAGCAGGAAGCGGAACGAACCCGCCTGAAGCAGCTTGCTGAAGAGCTGCGCGAGAACGAGGAAGGCATGATTATCCGCACCGTGGCGGAGGGAGAGTCGCGAGAGACGCTGCATGGCGACATCGAGACGCTCCGCGAGCTGTGGAACCGGATTACGCTTCGTTCGGCGCAAGCGGAAGCGCCTGCCCTGCTGCACCATGATCTGAACATGGTGGAGCGGCTGGTGCGGGACGCGTTCTCGCGGGATGTCGATCAACTGCTGATCGACAATGTCCGCCAAGCCGAGCGGTTACATACATTCGTCCGATCGGTCGCCCCTGATTTGGAGAACCGGATTCATACGTATAAGGAAGCGGAGCCGCTGTTCCGGCGGTATCATGTCCAAGAACAGCTGGACAAGGCGTTCCAGCGCAAAACTTGGCTGGAAAGCGGCGGCTATTTGGTATGGGACCAGACGGAAGCTTTAACCGTTGTTGATGTGAACACGGGGAAATATACGGGGACAAGCCATCTCGAAGAGACCGTGTATCTTACGAATATGGAAGCTGCGGAGGAAATCGCGCGTCTCATCCGTCTGCGGGATATCGGAGGCATCATCATTGTCGATTTCATCGACATGGATACGGAAGAGCATCGCCAACACGTGGTCGAACGGCTGGAGACGATGATGAAGAAAGACAGGACGAAATGTCTGGTCGTCGGCTGGACGAAGCTTGGCTTGCTGGAGCTGACCCGCAAAAAAGTGCGGGAACAGGTGATGAACCAGTTCCTGCAGCCATGTTCCTCATGCGGGGGAAGCGGATGGGAGCCGGCACAAATTCCTAACCGTTAA
- the rplU gene encoding 50S ribosomal protein L21: MYAIIETGGKQYKVQAGDVLYIEKLNAAEGDSVTFDRVLAVSKDGGLVTGTPVVSGAAVTAKVEKHGKGAKIVVYKYKAKKNYRRKQGHRQPYTKVTIENIQA, from the coding sequence ATGTATGCAATTATCGAAACTGGCGGCAAGCAGTACAAAGTTCAAGCGGGCGATGTATTGTACATCGAGAAGCTGAACGCTGCAGAAGGCGACAGCGTAACATTCGACCGCGTATTGGCGGTATCGAAGGACGGCGGCCTCGTTACAGGAACACCGGTTGTATCCGGCGCTGCGGTAACGGCGAAGGTAGAGAAGCATGGAAAAGGCGCGAAAATTGTCGTGTACAAGTACAAAGCGAAAAAGAACTACCGTCGCAAGCAAGGTCATCGCCAACCGTACACAAAAGTAACGATCGAGAACATTCAGGCGTAA
- a CDS encoding ribosomal-processing cysteine protease Prp: protein MIHVTVRRKPDRSIAGFSIEGHAEYAPHGEDIVCAGVSAVSVGAVNAIEALTGVELECEMKDGFLSGTVPFIERKDIEAQVQLLLESMIIGLQSIEASYESYLQIEELMTT, encoded by the coding sequence ATGATTCACGTTACAGTTAGGCGGAAGCCGGATCGATCTATCGCGGGCTTCTCGATTGAGGGCCATGCGGAATATGCTCCCCATGGAGAGGACATCGTATGTGCAGGTGTCTCTGCCGTGTCGGTGGGCGCAGTCAATGCCATTGAAGCTCTGACTGGCGTTGAACTGGAGTGCGAGATGAAGGACGGCTTCTTGAGCGGAACGGTTCCGTTCATCGAGCGGAAGGACATTGAAGCTCAGGTTCAGCTGCTGCTGGAATCGATGATCATTGGGTTGCAAAGTATCGAAGCTTCATACGAATCGTATCTTCAAATAGAAGAACTAATGACAACATAA
- the rpmA gene encoding 50S ribosomal protein L27, which yields MLKLNLQLFASKKGVGSTKNGRDSISKRLGVKRADGQVVTAGSILVRQRGTKVHPGNNVGIGKDDTLFAKVEGVVKFERWGRDRKKVSVYPVEAAPVAAAVEN from the coding sequence ATGTTGAAACTGAATCTTCAGTTGTTCGCATCCAAGAAGGGCGTAGGCTCCACGAAGAACGGCCGTGACAGTATTTCCAAGCGTCTTGGCGTGAAGCGCGCCGACGGCCAAGTGGTTACAGCCGGCAGCATCTTGGTCCGCCAACGCGGCACGAAGGTCCATCCAGGCAACAACGTGGGCATCGGTAAAGATGACACGCTGTTCGCAAAAGTGGAAGGCGTCGTGAAGTTCGAACGATGGGGTCGCGACCGTAAAAAAGTGAGCGTCTACCCGGTGGAAGCTGCACCTGTTGCAGCAGCTGTGGAGAACTAA
- a CDS encoding Spo0B domain-containing protein, with the protein MNSLRLKLGGCIAAAAVCAVIVIGWPLSFTWRFVLILVMAVMLSLCGFLLYREERMRRKRVERSLATSALELMNHQRHDWMNDLQLVYGYVRLKKFDKLPECVETIKERMAEESRIAKLGVPELVMFLMQQRLSGSMMPLRIEMPEPIELNRMDLSVDPCKLAESVMASVQTFRFAAKAHHDGMNPLSVEFAKEAGRLVIRYQYEGILLNPDEVESKLKHIASVGGLRLEQSSAQQNEEHEAYRIVVPCNA; encoded by the coding sequence ATGAATAGTTTGCGATTGAAGCTAGGAGGCTGCATCGCGGCAGCGGCCGTATGCGCCGTCATTGTCATTGGATGGCCTTTATCATTCACTTGGAGATTCGTGCTTATTCTCGTCATGGCGGTGATGCTGAGCCTGTGCGGGTTCTTGTTATACCGGGAAGAGCGGATGCGGCGGAAGCGTGTAGAGCGTTCGCTGGCGACATCTGCCCTCGAGCTGATGAACCATCAGCGCCATGACTGGATGAATGATCTGCAGTTGGTGTATGGTTACGTTCGATTGAAGAAGTTCGATAAATTGCCGGAATGTGTAGAGACTATAAAAGAGCGAATGGCGGAGGAGAGCCGGATTGCCAAGCTTGGCGTGCCGGAGCTGGTGATGTTCCTGATGCAGCAGCGGCTGTCAGGGAGCATGATGCCGCTCCGAATCGAGATGCCGGAACCGATTGAATTGAACCGGATGGACTTGTCCGTCGATCCGTGCAAGTTGGCCGAGTCGGTCATGGCTTCGGTTCAAACGTTTCGCTTTGCGGCAAAGGCGCATCATGACGGAATGAATCCGCTTAGCGTCGAATTTGCCAAGGAGGCCGGCCGGCTCGTCATTCGTTATCAATACGAAGGCATCTTATTGAATCCGGATGAAGTGGAATCCAAATTGAAGCATATCGCGTCTGTAGGCGGCCTGCGGCTGGAGCAATCGTCAGCGCAGCAGAACGAAGAGCACGAAGCCTACCGGATTGTCGTGCCTTGCAACGCATAA
- the obgE gene encoding GTPase ObgE: MFVDKTKIYVKGGDGGDGLVAFRREKYVAMGGPAGGDGGHGGDVIFRVDEGLRTLVDFRYQKHFKASRGEKGRNKSQHGANAEHMIVRVPPGTVVIDDDTQEVIADLTRNGQEVVVAKGGRGGRGNMRFATPANPAPELAEHGEEGQERWVVLELKVMADVGLVGFPSVGKSTLLSVVSGAKPKIGAYHFTTITPNLGVVDIGDGRSFVMADLPGLIEGASEGVGLGHEFLRHIERTRIIIHVVDMAGTEGRDPFDDWVKINDELRQYNEKLAERPQIVAANKMDMPQAEENLEAFREQVRALKGDEIEIMPISSLTKQGIQELLYKAMDMLERLPETHVEEVADVEERKIYRYKKKEEKPSFTIRRENDTFIVESEAIEGMLKRMQMTSHDAILRFARTLRRMGVDEELRKRGAEDGTIIRIGDFEFEFVEGSSYY, translated from the coding sequence ATGTTTGTAGATAAGACGAAAATATACGTTAAAGGCGGGGATGGCGGCGATGGTCTCGTCGCGTTCCGCCGGGAGAAGTATGTTGCGATGGGCGGACCAGCCGGCGGCGATGGAGGGCATGGCGGCGACGTCATTTTCCGGGTTGACGAGGGGTTGCGTACACTGGTCGATTTTCGCTACCAGAAGCACTTCAAGGCGAGCCGCGGAGAAAAGGGGCGGAACAAGAGCCAGCATGGCGCCAACGCAGAGCATATGATTGTCCGGGTCCCGCCGGGAACGGTCGTGATCGATGATGATACGCAGGAAGTTATCGCTGATCTGACCCGTAACGGGCAAGAGGTTGTTGTCGCCAAGGGCGGACGCGGAGGCCGAGGAAATATGCGCTTCGCGACTCCGGCGAATCCGGCGCCGGAGCTGGCGGAGCATGGAGAAGAAGGCCAGGAGCGCTGGGTTGTGCTTGAGCTGAAGGTGATGGCGGATGTCGGCCTGGTCGGCTTCCCGAGCGTCGGAAAATCGACGCTGCTGTCCGTCGTCTCGGGCGCGAAGCCGAAGATCGGGGCCTATCATTTCACGACGATTACCCCGAATCTGGGGGTCGTTGACATCGGGGACGGACGAAGCTTCGTCATGGCGGACCTGCCGGGCCTTATCGAGGGTGCTAGCGAAGGAGTCGGATTGGGACATGAATTTCTGCGCCATATTGAGCGTACCCGGATTATTATCCACGTTGTGGACATGGCGGGAACCGAGGGGCGAGATCCGTTCGACGATTGGGTCAAAATTAACGATGAATTGAGACAATATAACGAGAAGCTGGCGGAACGCCCGCAGATCGTGGCGGCGAACAAAATGGACATGCCTCAGGCGGAGGAGAACCTGGAAGCGTTCCGCGAGCAGGTGCGGGCGCTGAAGGGCGACGAGATCGAGATTATGCCGATCTCCTCCTTGACGAAGCAGGGAATCCAGGAGCTGCTCTACAAGGCTATGGATATGCTGGAACGTCTTCCAGAGACTCATGTCGAAGAGGTCGCAGACGTTGAGGAGCGCAAAATCTACCGCTACAAGAAGAAAGAAGAGAAGCCTTCCTTTACGATTCGGCGAGAGAATGACACATTCATCGTCGAGAGCGAGGCGATTGAAGGCATGTTGAAGCGGATGCAGATGACATCGCATGATGCGATTCTCCGGTTCGCGCGAACGCTTCGCCGGATGGGGGTAGACGAAGAACTGCGCAAGCGCGGCGCAGAGGATGGCACCATCATCCGGATCGGCGACTTCGAATTCGAATTCGTCGAAGGCAGCAGCTATTACTGA
- a CDS encoding aldo/keto reductase produces MQDKQLGSYRISAIGFGGAPLSVPGRPDRERALKTIKEAWENGITFFDTADTYSLNEHDLGHNEELFAEALPPVPGCVIATKSGLARPDGAWTRSAHPRSLRAACERSLTLLRRDVHPLYYLHAPDPEVPFEESFGELSRLQEEGKIEHLGLSNVSVAECEAALDIAGVAAVQNRYHLFDRSSLDVLTFCESRRILFVAYSPFGGPGQSSRLRHDQLLQDLASAYEASPYQIVLAWMMARFPQLIPIPGATRPESIRDNAQAARLRLTPEDLAKLDAHDTPSPAQG; encoded by the coding sequence ATGCAGGACAAACAATTGGGTTCCTACCGAATCTCGGCGATCGGCTTCGGCGGAGCTCCGCTCTCCGTACCGGGAAGACCGGATCGAGAACGTGCCCTGAAGACGATTAAGGAAGCCTGGGAGAACGGCATCACTTTCTTCGACACGGCAGATACATACAGCTTGAACGAGCATGATCTCGGTCATAACGAGGAGTTATTCGCAGAGGCGCTGCCGCCAGTCCCCGGGTGCGTGATTGCCACTAAGTCCGGGCTCGCCCGCCCGGACGGCGCATGGACCCGGAGCGCACATCCGCGATCGCTGCGAGCCGCATGCGAACGCAGTCTCACCCTGCTGCGGCGGGACGTGCATCCGCTGTATTATTTGCATGCCCCGGATCCGGAGGTTCCGTTCGAGGAATCGTTCGGAGAATTGAGCCGCCTGCAGGAGGAAGGCAAGATCGAGCATCTGGGCCTGTCCAACGTGTCGGTTGCCGAATGCGAGGCGGCCTTGGACATCGCCGGCGTAGCGGCGGTCCAGAACCGTTACCACTTGTTCGACCGAAGCTCCTTGGACGTACTAACCTTCTGCGAGTCGCGCCGGATTCTGTTCGTCGCTTACAGCCCGTTCGGCGGCCCGGGGCAATCGTCCAGACTGCGGCATGATCAGCTTCTCCAAGATCTGGCCAGCGCCTATGAGGCGAGCCCATACCAGATCGTGCTGGCGTGGATGATGGCCCGCTTCCCGCAGTTGATCCCGATTCCCGGAGCGACCCGGCCGGAATCGATCCGCGACAACGCTCAGGCCGCCCGGCTTCGTCTCACTCCGGAAGATCTCGCGAAGCTGGATGCGCATGATACCCCTTCACCGGCGCAGGGATAA
- a CDS encoding GntR family transcriptional regulator: MEPGNKPLYALIIDDIKRKIEEGMYTVHQQIPTEMELAYQFGVSRITSKRALLELERGGYIYRKRGSGSYVKERAGDKEPFLGGTSSAPQRIISMILPYMAANGHLDYMRGATEYLESKGYYLSIHCTDWNPEKEKELLTRLPKHGFSGIILYPISSIHNMEVLNLQYIDQYPIVTMDQYYDSIPVPSVCSDNFRGGYIAAQRLIELGHRRIAFVSSIGIEYRSSVRDRYFGYCQALKDGGLPSDAELVITDFYRQVNEENKEAFYTEMIQFLLGRKATAIQAEHDELALDLLKVCLGSNIQVPEQLSLVGFDDEEVSRHFEVPLATVLQNKYEIGRRAAEAVIDLLEERKLAVKRMLIPIMLQERQSIGPLAGERLML, encoded by the coding sequence GTGGAACCGGGAAACAAACCGTTATACGCTCTCATCATAGATGACATAAAGCGGAAAATAGAAGAGGGGATGTATACTGTCCATCAGCAGATTCCGACCGAAATGGAGCTGGCCTATCAGTTCGGGGTGAGCCGCATTACCTCCAAGCGCGCCCTGCTTGAGTTGGAACGGGGCGGATATATTTACCGCAAGCGGGGGAGCGGCAGCTACGTCAAGGAACGAGCCGGGGACAAGGAACCCTTCCTTGGCGGCACATCCAGTGCGCCGCAGCGTATCATCTCGATGATCCTGCCTTATATGGCGGCGAATGGACACTTGGATTACATGAGAGGGGCAACAGAATATTTGGAGAGCAAGGGATATTATTTGAGCATTCATTGTACAGACTGGAATCCGGAGAAGGAGAAGGAACTGCTGACACGCCTTCCGAAGCATGGATTTTCGGGCATCATTTTGTATCCGATCAGCTCCATTCACAACATGGAGGTCCTGAATCTTCAATACATCGACCAATATCCGATTGTGACGATGGACCAATATTACGACAGCATCCCGGTGCCGAGTGTCTGTTCCGATAATTTCCGGGGCGGATACATCGCGGCCCAAAGATTGATTGAGCTGGGGCATCGGCGCATTGCCTTCGTGTCAAGCATCGGAATCGAGTACCGGAGTTCGGTTCGCGATCGCTATTTTGGCTACTGTCAGGCGCTCAAGGACGGCGGCCTTCCAAGCGATGCCGAACTGGTCATCACCGATTTCTACCGGCAGGTGAACGAGGAGAATAAGGAAGCATTCTACACGGAAATGATCCAGTTTCTCCTGGGAAGAAAAGCGACGGCGATTCAAGCCGAGCATGACGAACTGGCGCTTGATCTGCTGAAAGTGTGCTTGGGCTCAAATATACAGGTGCCGGAGCAGCTGTCGCTCGTCGGATTCGACGACGAGGAAGTGTCGCGGCATTTCGAAGTTCCGCTCGCGACGGTGCTGCAAAACAAATACGAGATTGGACGGCGGGCAGCGGAAGCGGTCATTGATCTGCTCGAAGAGCGCAAGCTAGCGGTGAAGCGGATGCTTATCCCGATTATGCTGCAGGAGAGGCAATCGATTGGCCCCTTAGCTGGGGAGCGACTAATGTTGTAA
- a CDS encoding ACT domain-containing protein, protein MAERYYLVREDILPDAVVKTVRAKQLLAAGEVKTVHEAAERVELSRSAFYKYKDGIFPLNQLERERIVTISLDLEHRSGILSKVLSSVAVYEGNVLTIHQTIPLQGMANVVLSVETSLIAEPFGMMLETLRDISGVKRVQVIGQG, encoded by the coding sequence ATGGCAGAGCGATACTACTTGGTACGGGAAGATATTTTACCGGATGCGGTGGTGAAGACGGTACGGGCGAAGCAGCTGCTTGCCGCCGGCGAGGTCAAGACCGTTCACGAGGCTGCGGAGCGGGTCGAGCTGAGCCGCAGCGCGTTCTATAAATATAAAGACGGCATCTTCCCCCTCAACCAGTTGGAGCGGGAGCGTATCGTGACGATTTCGCTTGATTTGGAGCACCGCTCGGGCATCCTCTCGAAGGTGCTCAGCTCGGTGGCCGTGTACGAGGGGAATGTGCTCACGATCCACCAGACGATTCCGCTTCAGGGAATGGCGAACGTGGTTCTATCGGTGGAGACATCTCTTATTGCCGAACCGTTCGGCATGATGCTTGAAACGCTGCGCGACATTTCGGGCGTCAAGCGGGTACAGGTTATCGGGCAAGGATGA